In the Mycoplasma zalophi genome, one interval contains:
- the frr gene encoding ribosome recycling factor, whose product MEIDLYLMELEERAKKVIDNFDNQMQKIAVGRANPNLVNKIKIDYYGSEMTLDELASIAIATPLQLLVKPYDVGSTKEIEKAIKDYNLPIQIANEGNQIRLTYPSMTTEKRKEMVKELNQLTEQARVGIRQIRQDINKSIKNDKELSEDIQKHYLDVIQKNVDSNIDKINNLSSIKEKDLLTI is encoded by the coding sequence ATGGAAATAGATTTATATTTAATGGAATTAGAAGAAAGAGCAAAAAAAGTTATTGACAATTTCGATAACCAAATGCAAAAAATCGCCGTAGGAAGAGCAAATCCTAATTTAGTAAACAAAATAAAAATAGATTATTACGGTTCAGAAATGACTTTAGATGAATTGGCTTCTATTGCTATTGCAACCCCTTTACAATTACTAGTAAAACCTTATGATGTTGGTTCAACTAAAGAAATTGAAAAAGCAATTAAAGATTACAATTTACCAATTCAAATTGCAAATGAAGGTAACCAAATTAGATTAACCTACCCTTCAATGACTACTGAAAAAAGAAAAGAAATGGTTAAAGAATTAAATCAATTAACAGAACAAGCAAGAGTTGGAATTAGACAAATTCGTCAAGATATTAATAAATCAATTAAAAATGATAAAGAATTAAGTGAAGATATTCAAAAACATTATTTAGATGTAATTCAAAAAAATGTTGATTCAAATATCGATAAAATAAACAATTTATCTTCTATAAAAGAAAAAGATTTATTAACAATATAA
- a CDS encoding sigma factor-like helix-turn-helix DNA-binding protein: MTNNDIEEREFYSIAFEKYQNLLTQTQKQALYLHLFEDLSYSEIAKELATSRSAAFDAVKKAKQKLLKFDKKISD, encoded by the coding sequence ATGACAAATAATGATATAGAAGAGAGAGAATTTTATTCTATTGCATTTGAAAAATACCAAAATTTACTAACCCAAACACAAAAGCAAGCACTTTATTTACATTTATTTGAAGATTTAAGTTATAGTGAGATTGCAAAAGAACTTGCAACGAGCAGAAGTGCAGCTTTTGATGCTGTAAAAAAAGCAAAACAAAAATTACTTAAATTTGATAAAAAAATTTCTGATTAA
- a CDS encoding PolC-type DNA polymerase III: MDKTLLKFCNEINFQPDEDFEKCFVDNVEYSESEGKLHLHIVFDYHIDIHKYKSFLEATKKLNIPLDLEISVQVPQYDPKTMLDYLQFGLEKENPSIASITKELSHINIEHKDPNILIIKGQTETFLNRFNKYKEEFENVLHKYGYPEIKIMIQRFDQVQNKSSTSNIYKKSIEEFWKNEENKKDQSQNFSKPENSFYKKNKKEYKEVKIDELDAEFIVNLKIKGQIFNVEYKNIKENFTILKFTISDFTEAKIVTQRNPEIKDLKNGDFVEVSGTMDYDNYLKIKLMNAHAIQKINPLWNNFLDPATKKRIELAIRGNLSTQDGLNSTQDYINLAKRLGHEAIAITDTDSVQSFPDLEKEAKNANIKPIYGVTSNLISKSNEIVYGTKDFDLKNQKYIVFDLETSGLSPIYDEIIEFGAVIIQNGEILEKIQFFMKPTTPISAFTTELTKIDNDMLESLGISQLEGAIKIHSILQSGVAVAHNASFDIGHVRELFKKHNLQELDVLALDTLNIARILFPQNTRFRLSSVSKKFDVFYDDDKAHRADQDAKVLSDVWIKMIIKLERDLKITNSSQLRNCIDSFYYSKKIPYEVRILAKNQTGLKQLFKIFSKASTDNYNAGARIFIEDLEFSNDLFIGTSTHNSYFWNTVFTGTSKDVEELIKKYDYIEFAPISTYNYQIKKGQISENQLKDAYKWVIELAKKYNKIPVAVSDCRYIDKIQKLAHQVYIFADQVNAKKHWLFNYKTKDINFYPTLDFKTTNQMLDEFKFLEDKQTIEDLVINNTHLIASQIEKIQVIKDKLYVPNFDNSPEKLKEIVYKTAYERYGNPLPELIETRIKKELNPIIEYGYSVIYWISHKLIKQAGDDGWLVGSRGSVGSSIVANLSGITEVNPLPPHYLCPKCKYLEMFETTAELSCGWDLPDKHCPNCNEALIKDGHSIPFETFLGFNADKVPDIDLNFSGEYQNIIHNTVKEMFGEKHTYRAGTVLKVKEKTGYGFAKKYDELVNAGQERFSNQFLDFLGNQCTNVKRTTGQHPGGIIIIPKEFDVEDFTPVVYPANDDQNEWKTTHFDFKSIHDNVLKLDLLGKDDPTTIKMLENLTNVKYDSIPKSDPKVLSLFNSTEALNITADQINERTGVKGIPEFGTRFVRGMLKTYTATSFADLISLSGLSHGTNVWTGNAEELIKTRHLKLSQLVCCRDDIMAYLIRNKVEPLSSFKIMEKVRKGKGITDEEEKMLLEHNVPSWYIESMKKIEYMFPKAHATAYVIMAWRIAWYKIYYPLEYYASYFTTRASTFEIESMTKGKEVVDKRIVEMNKNSYKLSSKEQAALPELEIAQELYARGFKILPVSIEKSQTSEWIIDYDQNALIPPFTTIDSMGISVAQTIVDARNQYPILSVEDLMTRTKVNSRIQKTMQELGILDGLPEDNRISLFD; this comes from the coding sequence ATGGATAAAACTCTTTTAAAATTTTGTAATGAAATAAATTTTCAACCTGATGAGGATTTTGAAAAATGCTTTGTTGATAATGTAGAATACTCAGAATCAGAAGGTAAATTACATTTACATATTGTTTTTGATTATCACATTGATATTCATAAATATAAAAGTTTCTTAGAAGCTACTAAGAAATTAAATATTCCACTAGATTTAGAAATTTCTGTTCAAGTTCCACAATACGACCCAAAAACCATGCTTGATTATTTACAGTTTGGATTAGAAAAAGAAAATCCCAGCATAGCTTCGATTACAAAAGAATTATCACATATAAATATTGAACACAAAGACCCAAATATTTTAATAATAAAAGGACAGACAGAAACATTCTTAAATAGATTTAATAAATATAAAGAAGAATTTGAAAACGTTTTACATAAATATGGTTATCCTGAAATAAAAATAATGATACAAAGATTTGATCAAGTTCAAAATAAATCTAGCACAAGCAACATTTACAAAAAAAGCATTGAAGAATTTTGAAAAAATGAAGAAAATAAAAAAGATCAATCTCAAAACTTTTCAAAACCTGAAAATAGTTTTTATAAAAAAAATAAAAAGGAATATAAGGAAGTAAAAATTGATGAACTTGATGCTGAATTTATAGTAAATTTAAAAATAAAAGGACAAATTTTTAATGTTGAATATAAAAACATAAAGGAAAATTTTACTATTTTAAAATTTACAATAAGTGATTTCACAGAAGCTAAAATAGTTACACAAAGAAATCCGGAAATTAAAGATCTAAAAAATGGTGATTTCGTTGAAGTTTCAGGAACAATGGATTATGACAATTATTTAAAAATTAAACTTATGAATGCTCATGCAATTCAAAAAATTAATCCATTATGAAATAATTTTTTAGACCCTGCAACTAAAAAAAGAATTGAACTTGCAATAAGGGGTAATTTATCAACTCAGGATGGTTTAAATTCTACACAAGATTATATTAATTTAGCAAAACGATTAGGACATGAAGCGATTGCTATTACAGATACAGATTCAGTACAATCTTTTCCAGATTTAGAAAAGGAAGCAAAAAATGCAAATATAAAACCTATTTATGGAGTAACTTCAAATCTTATTAGTAAATCTAATGAAATTGTTTATGGTACAAAAGATTTCGACTTAAAAAATCAAAAATACATTGTATTTGACTTAGAAACAAGTGGTTTAAGTCCTATTTATGATGAAATTATTGAATTTGGAGCAGTAATAATCCAAAACGGAGAAATATTAGAAAAAATTCAATTTTTTATGAAACCCACAACTCCTATTTCAGCATTTACAACTGAATTAACTAAAATTGATAATGATATGCTAGAAAGCTTAGGAATAAGTCAATTAGAAGGTGCTATTAAAATTCATAGTATTTTACAAAGTGGTGTTGCAGTCGCCCATAATGCTTCTTTTGACATTGGACATGTTAGAGAGTTATTTAAGAAACATAATTTACAAGAATTAGATGTTTTAGCTTTAGATACATTAAATATAGCAAGAATATTATTTCCTCAAAATACACGTTTTAGACTTTCTTCTGTTTCTAAAAAGTTTGATGTTTTTTATGATGATGACAAAGCTCACCGAGCAGACCAAGATGCTAAGGTTTTAAGTGATGTTTGAATAAAAATGATTATAAAACTAGAAAGAGATTTAAAAATTACTAACTCAAGTCAATTAAGAAATTGTATAGATAGTTTTTATTATTCAAAAAAAATACCTTATGAAGTGCGTATTTTAGCAAAAAATCAAACAGGATTAAAACAGTTATTTAAAATATTTTCTAAAGCTTCAACTGATAATTACAACGCAGGGGCAAGAATCTTTATTGAAGACTTAGAGTTTTCAAATGATTTATTTATCGGTACTTCAACGCACAACTCATATTTTTGAAACACAGTTTTCACAGGAACTTCAAAAGATGTTGAAGAATTAATAAAAAAATATGATTACATTGAATTCGCACCTATAAGTACTTATAATTATCAAATTAAAAAAGGGCAAATTTCAGAAAATCAACTAAAAGATGCTTACAAATGAGTTATTGAATTAGCTAAAAAATATAACAAAATTCCTGTTGCAGTTAGTGATTGTCGTTATATTGATAAAATTCAAAAATTAGCACATCAAGTGTATATTTTTGCAGATCAAGTAAATGCTAAAAAACATTGATTATTTAACTATAAAACTAAAGATATTAACTTTTATCCTACTTTGGATTTTAAGACAACAAATCAAATGCTTGATGAATTTAAATTTTTAGAAGATAAACAAACAATTGAAGATTTAGTTATTAATAATACACATTTAATTGCTTCACAAATTGAAAAAATTCAAGTTATTAAAGACAAATTATATGTTCCTAATTTTGATAATAGCCCTGAAAAATTAAAAGAAATTGTTTACAAAACAGCTTATGAAAGATATGGAAACCCTTTACCAGAACTAATTGAAACTCGAATTAAAAAAGAATTAAACCCAATTATTGAATATGGATACAGCGTTATTTACTGAATAAGCCATAAATTAATAAAACAAGCTGGCGATGATGGGTGATTAGTTGGAAGTCGTGGTTCTGTTGGGTCAAGTATTGTTGCAAATTTAAGTGGTATAACTGAAGTTAATCCGCTTCCACCACATTATTTATGCCCTAAATGTAAATATTTAGAAATGTTTGAAACAACAGCAGAATTATCATGTGGATGAGATTTACCTGATAAACACTGTCCAAACTGTAATGAAGCTCTAATTAAAGATGGACACTCTATTCCATTTGAAACATTTTTAGGCTTTAATGCTGATAAAGTTCCTGATATTGATTTAAATTTTTCAGGAGAATATCAAAATATAATTCACAATACTGTTAAGGAAATGTTTGGAGAAAAACACACATATAGAGCTGGAACTGTTTTAAAAGTTAAGGAAAAAACAGGATATGGATTTGCTAAAAAATATGATGAATTAGTAAATGCAGGTCAAGAAAGATTTTCAAATCAATTTTTAGACTTTTTAGGAAATCAATGTACAAATGTAAAAAGGACTACAGGACAACACCCAGGGGGAATAATAATAATCCCTAAAGAGTTTGACGTTGAAGATTTTACACCTGTTGTTTATCCTGCAAATGATGATCAAAATGAATGAAAAACAACCCACTTTGATTTTAAATCTATACACGATAACGTTCTAAAACTAGACCTATTAGGAAAAGATGATCCAACCACAATAAAAATGCTTGAAAATTTAACCAACGTTAAATATGACAGTATTCCTAAATCAGATCCCAAAGTATTGTCTTTATTTAATTCCACAGAAGCTTTAAATATTACAGCAGATCAAATAAATGAAAGAACAGGTGTAAAAGGTATTCCTGAATTTGGTACTCGTTTTGTTCGTGGGATGTTAAAAACTTATACAGCAACATCATTTGCTGATTTAATCAGTTTAAGTGGACTTAGTCATGGAACAAACGTTTGAACTGGAAATGCCGAAGAATTAATAAAAACAAGACATTTAAAATTAAGTCAGTTGGTTTGTTGTCGTGATGATATTATGGCTTATTTAATAAGAAATAAAGTTGAACCTCTTTCAAGTTTTAAAATTATGGAAAAAGTCCGTAAGGGAAAAGGAATAACTGATGAAGAAGAAAAAATGCTCCTTGAACACAATGTTCCTTCATGATATATTGAATCTATGAAAAAAATTGAGTATATGTTTCCTAAAGCTCACGCTACTGCTTATGTAATTATGGCTTGAAGAATTGCCTGATACAAAATATATTATCCATTAGAATATTATGCAAGTTACTTTACAACAAGAGCAAGCACATTCGAAATTGAATCTATGACCAAGGGTAAAGAAGTTGTGGATAAAAGAATTGTTGAAATGAATAAAAATTCTTATAAATTATCATCAAAGGAACAAGCAGCTTTACCAGAATTAGAAATAGCTCAAGAACTTTATGCTAGAGGATTTAAGATATTACCTGTTTCTATTGAAAAATCACAAACCAGTGAATGAATAATAGATTATGATCAAAACGCTTTAATACCACCATTTACAACTATAGATTCAATGGGTATCTCTGTCGCTCAAACAATTGTAGATGCAAGAAATCAATATCCAATTTTAAGTGTTGAAGATCTAATGACAAGAACAAAAGTTAATTCAAGAATTCAAAAAACAATGCAAGAATTAGGAATTTTAGATGGTTTACCCGAAGATAATAGAATTAGCTTATTTGATTAA
- the pyrH gene encoding UMP kinase — MEYKRVLIKLSGEGLANKQKSLAIDYELVQKFASQLKKIINSGVEVAIVVGGGNFWRGTSAEKNGINRVRADYIGMLATTMNALALQSGFEKHGLECRVLSSLTMDPKVCEVYINEKAKKYLSNKEVVIFAGGTGRPFFTTDTASTLFASEIEAEAILMGKNNVEGVYDSDPKINPNAKRFSEISYTEILDKDLRIMDLTAVSMAKDNNIELLIFNINEEDSLLKAINGTITHTRVHK; from the coding sequence ATGGAATATAAACGGGTTTTAATTAAATTATCAGGAGAAGGATTAGCAAATAAACAAAAATCATTAGCAATAGATTATGAATTAGTGCAAAAATTTGCATCACAACTTAAAAAAATTATAAATAGTGGTGTCGAAGTTGCAATAGTTGTAGGTGGTGGAAACTTTTGAAGAGGAACCAGTGCTGAAAAAAATGGAATTAACAGAGTAAGAGCTGATTATATAGGTATGTTAGCAACTACAATGAACGCACTTGCACTACAATCTGGATTTGAAAAACATGGGCTTGAGTGCCGTGTATTATCATCACTAACAATGGATCCAAAAGTTTGTGAAGTTTATATTAATGAAAAAGCAAAAAAATATTTATCAAATAAAGAAGTGGTAATATTTGCAGGTGGAACAGGAAGACCTTTTTTCACAACTGATACAGCGTCAACACTTTTTGCAAGCGAAATAGAAGCAGAAGCGATATTAATGGGTAAAAATAATGTTGAAGGTGTTTATGATTCAGACCCTAAAATAAACCCTAATGCAAAAAGATTTAGCGAAATTTCATACACTGAAATTTTAGATAAAGATTTAAGAATAATGGATTTAACTGCTGTAAGTATGGCTAAAGATAATAATATTGAATTACTAATTTTCAATATAAATGAAGAAGATTCATTACTAAAAGCAATAAACGGAACAATAACACACACAAGAGTACACAAATAG
- a CDS encoding ABC transporter permease — protein MTSQLWHLYKRHFLIFIKDKKRIFFTFMSPMIVFLCFILFARAIYKAQLPEMVPDNIKNQYADINLMIGLLSVTTFTSAISLSSVMISDAEKKILNDLYMTPVKSSIVRVSYLLFNIFLNIIITTLMYLVSIIWMLIDKTFTVNGIKSIDVEKGFYIFIFIIVGCLLNSSIFVFLLSFLKSSSAFSPISAALSAIAGFLIGAFVPLQTFPRGIAEISSLIPSTQISNLIKHFALEGLGISGQTNTTKEFIILFGQDIEWWGSFIYVSSWIIVISMLNLFVQNSKRK, from the coding sequence ATGACAAGTCAATTATGACATTTATACAAAAGGCATTTTTTAATTTTTATCAAAGATAAAAAAAGAATTTTCTTTACATTTATGAGTCCGATGATAGTGTTTTTATGTTTTATTCTGTTTGCTAGAGCAATATATAAGGCACAATTACCTGAAATGGTACCTGATAATATTAAAAATCAATATGCTGATATAAATTTAATGATTGGTCTTTTATCAGTTACTACATTTACTAGTGCAATTAGTTTATCATCGGTTATGATATCTGATGCTGAGAAAAAAATATTAAACGATTTGTATATGACACCAGTAAAAAGCAGTATAGTAAGAGTAAGTTACTTATTATTTAATATATTTTTAAATATAATCATTACCACATTAATGTATTTAGTAAGTATAATATGAATGTTAATAGATAAAACTTTTACAGTAAATGGTATAAAATCTATTGATGTTGAAAAAGGTTTTTATATTTTTATATTCATAATTGTTGGTTGTTTATTAAATAGTTCAATATTTGTGTTTTTATTAAGTTTTTTAAAAAGTAGTTCTGCTTTTAGTCCTATATCAGCTGCATTAAGTGCAATCGCAGGATTTTTAATTGGAGCATTTGTTCCACTACAAACCTTTCCTAGAGGAATAGCTGAAATATCAAGTTTAATACCATCTACTCAAATTAGCAATTTAATTAAGCATTTTGCATTAGAAGGATTAGGAATTTCTGGACAAACAAATACAACTAAAGAATTTATTATTTTATTTGGTCAAGATATTGAATGGTGAGGTTCATTTATTTATGTATCATCCTGAATAATTGTTATAAGTATGCTGAATTTGTTTGTACAAAATTCAAAGAGAAAATAG
- a CDS encoding ABC transporter ATP-binding protein: protein MRFGPPKHPNGQQIPINYRKEFKHLISLYDIPKYVIFLIYLVTLIATATIIATNYLIGWVFDKYFSVDALNNGFDANNFILILVAIAACYIVSNSMLLATNVFSVRASQKAATQIRLKAYNRLMKMPISYFDKQNSGSLMSTLTNDIDMVAQGLLLVISKFMILINFTILSISLIFILSPYLALLSIALIIFLYSFSFIFLKLAMPQFRARQDKLSNLNGHIEEIIKGQHLIRSFNKVELANREFDKFNNSLVKPSLKANIFSQIVYPYSNFASMLLQLIVTIVGTLLILNNKNGGNGVLTFGNLIVITMYLKMFTNQLLESVDIVSSVQAAVASSSRIRELASLRPEVDQTKLKNISDFKGDVKFENVDFSYTNNPDKLQLKNATFWAKKGQTIAIVGPTGAGKTTIVNLLSKFYLPLKGDILLDDKNILSISEQSWRDQISIVLQDTYLFKGTILENLRYGNLNATDEEIKQAAKMSFAEDFILKLDHDYNTIIDQTGSILSQGERQLIAITRAILANKNILVLDEATSNVDTQTEKKIQKAMLHLMEGKTSFVIAHRLSTIVSATAILVINNGEIIEKGSHEELMALNGFYTKMYNTGFEDNE from the coding sequence ATGAGATTTGGACCACCAAAACACCCTAACGGTCAACAAATTCCAATAAATTACCGTAAAGAATTTAAACATTTAATTAGTTTATATGACATTCCAAAATATGTAATATTTTTAATTTATTTAGTAACTTTGATTGCAACTGCAACAATTATTGCAACAAATTACTTAATAGGTTGAGTATTTGATAAATATTTTTCTGTAGATGCCTTAAACAACGGATTTGATGCAAATAATTTTATTTTAATTCTAGTTGCTATTGCTGCTTGCTACATTGTAAGTAACTCAATGTTGTTAGCAACAAATGTTTTTAGTGTAAGAGCTAGCCAAAAAGCTGCAACTCAAATAAGATTAAAAGCATATAATAGATTAATGAAAATGCCAATAAGCTATTTTGATAAACAAAATTCAGGTAGTTTAATGAGTACTTTAACAAATGATATAGATATGGTTGCTCAGGGACTATTATTGGTAATTTCTAAATTTATGATTTTGATAAATTTTACAATATTATCAATTTCTTTAATATTTATTTTAAGTCCATATTTAGCCTTGCTTTCAATTGCATTAATAATATTTTTATACTCATTTTCTTTTATATTTTTAAAATTAGCAATGCCTCAATTTAGAGCAAGACAAGATAAATTAAGTAATTTAAATGGGCATATTGAAGAGATTATAAAAGGTCAACATTTAATTAGATCATTTAACAAAGTTGAATTAGCAAATAGAGAATTTGATAAATTTAATAATTCATTAGTAAAACCTTCATTAAAAGCAAATATTTTCTCACAAATTGTCTATCCATATTCAAATTTTGCAAGTATGTTATTACAATTAATTGTTACTATTGTAGGTACATTATTAATATTAAATAACAAAAATGGTGGTAATGGTGTTTTAACTTTTGGAAATTTAATTGTTATTACAATGTATTTAAAAATGTTTACAAACCAATTACTAGAATCAGTTGATATAGTTTCTTCAGTACAAGCTGCTGTAGCTTCCAGTTCAAGAATAAGAGAATTAGCAAGTTTAAGACCTGAAGTAGATCAAACTAAATTAAAAAATATTAGTGATTTTAAAGGGGATGTTAAATTCGAAAATGTTGATTTTTCATATACAAATAACCCTGATAAATTGCAACTAAAAAATGCAACATTTTGAGCTAAAAAAGGACAAACAATTGCAATAGTAGGTCCAACAGGAGCGGGAAAAACTACAATTGTTAATTTACTTTCTAAATTCTACTTACCACTAAAAGGAGATATTCTTTTAGATGATAAAAATATTCTTTCAATTAGTGAACAATCATGAAGAGATCAAATCTCAATTGTATTGCAAGACACTTATTTATTTAAAGGCACTATTTTAGAAAATTTAAGATATGGTAACTTAAATGCAACAGATGAAGAAATTAAGCAAGCAGCTAAAATGTCATTTGCAGAAGACTTTATTTTAAAATTAGATCATGATTACAACACAATAATTGACCAAACAGGTTCAATACTAAGTCAAGGTGAAAGACAACTAATTGCAATAACTAGAGCAATTTTAGCAAATAAAAATATTTTAGTTTTAGATGAAGCCACTTCAAATGTTGATACACAAACAGAGAAAAAAATTCAAAAAGCAATGTTACATTTAATGGAAGGAAAAACTTCTTTTGTTATAGCTCACCGTTTATCTACAATAGTATCTGCAACAGCGATTTTAGTAATTAATAATGGTGAAATTATTGAAAAAGGTTCTCATGAAGAACTTATGGCATTAAATGGTTTTTATACAAAAATGTATAATACAGGTTTTGAAGATAACGAATAG
- a CDS encoding phosphatidate cytidylyltransferase, translating into MKNIIKRSKSVLILLLILIPLIFITYYGQFVGKIIGFSFYLSISTWATYEVIKHTNFKEISKIFIILASLSIWVFPLNLFTSDLFFNDLTGYPIEFTKISLNFVMYPIDFGKFAYFNVILAFIFLTIAYFMSFGKVTWKDFLIASFSAIFISWFFKILFVINIANFYYLIALELIVAAVDTFGYFGGYFLGHKFIKQNLMPKTSPNKTYEGAFFSLFFGLIVTFLAGYLGYLTHNSFATMFTNTPQIVLAVLLLSPFAIFGDWLFSKIKRYFGIKDYSNLIPGHGGIMDRLDSLSFVTIIWTILFIYV; encoded by the coding sequence ATGAAAAATATAATAAAAAGATCGAAAAGTGTTTTAATATTACTACTGATTTTAATACCTTTAATTTTTATAACTTATTATGGTCAGTTTGTTGGTAAAATTATTGGCTTTTCTTTTTATTTATCTATTTCAACATGAGCAACATATGAAGTTATAAAACATACTAACTTTAAAGAAATATCAAAAATTTTTATTATTTTAGCTTCTTTAAGTATTTGAGTTTTTCCGCTTAATTTATTTACAAGCGATTTATTTTTTAATGATTTAACAGGTTATCCTATTGAATTTACAAAAATTAGTTTGAATTTTGTAATGTATCCTATTGATTTTGGTAAATTCGCGTATTTTAATGTTATTTTAGCATTTATATTTTTAACGATTGCTTACTTTATGAGTTTTGGAAAAGTTACTTGAAAAGATTTTTTAATTGCTTCATTTTCTGCAATTTTTATATCATGATTTTTTAAAATTTTGTTTGTTATTAATATTGCTAATTTTTATTATTTAATTGCTTTAGAACTTATTGTTGCAGCAGTAGATACTTTTGGATATTTTGGAGGTTATTTTTTGGGTCATAAATTTATAAAACAAAATTTAATGCCAAAAACTAGTCCTAATAAAACTTATGAAGGAGCCTTCTTTTCTTTATTTTTTGGTTTAATAGTAACTTTTTTAGCGGGTTACTTAGGATATCTAACTCACAATTCTTTTGCCACCATGTTTACAAATACTCCACAAATAGTTTTAGCTGTGTTATTATTGAGTCCTTTTGCTATTTTTGGTGATTGACTATTTTCAAAAATAAAAAGATATTTCGGAATCAAAGATTATAGTAATTTAATTCCTGGTCATGGAGGAATTATGGATAGACTAGACTCATTGAGTTTCGTTACAATTATTTGAACAATTTTATTTATTTATGTTTAG
- the ftsY gene encoding signal recognition particle-docking protein FtsY: MGFLTKLKQRIFNNSKTDDLNKETKKVNTYVSGLTKSNSSFTKLIKEIENKHNKIDEEYFENLEEILIMSDISMKLVDVLIKEIKKEVKIENIEDPKLIREIIADKLFTLYVANSTVDTALDIQKGRLNVILVVGVNGAGKTTSVAKLANNFQKQGLKTLVVAADTFRDAAVEQLEQWADKVKFNLFKPLENEKDPSAVVFRSCEEAIEKKYDVLLIDTAGRLQNKVNLMNELAKIKRIISSKVENAPHESLLVVDATTGQNGISQAKLFNEITDLSGIILTKMDGTSKGGIILTIRDEIGINVKFVGLGEKVDDLMEFDLETFIFALMKDDNDK, from the coding sequence ATGGGTTTTTTAACAAAACTTAAACAACGTATTTTCAATAATTCAAAAACAGATGATTTAAACAAAGAAACTAAAAAAGTAAATACTTATGTTTCTGGATTAACCAAATCTAATAGTTCTTTTACTAAATTAATTAAAGAAATAGAAAATAAACACAATAAAATTGATGAAGAATATTTTGAAAACTTAGAAGAAATATTAATAATGAGTGATATTTCTATGAAACTTGTTGATGTTCTTATTAAAGAAATAAAAAAAGAAGTAAAAATAGAAAATATTGAAGATCCAAAACTAATAAGAGAAATAATAGCTGATAAATTATTTACACTTTATGTTGCAAATTCAACCGTAGATACAGCTTTAGATATTCAAAAAGGTAGATTAAATGTAATTTTGGTAGTTGGTGTAAATGGAGCGGGAAAAACAACTTCTGTTGCAAAATTAGCAAATAATTTTCAAAAACAAGGTCTAAAAACTCTTGTTGTTGCTGCTGATACATTCAGAGATGCGGCAGTTGAACAATTAGAACAATGAGCAGATAAAGTTAAATTTAATTTATTTAAACCTCTTGAAAATGAAAAAGATCCTTCTGCTGTTGTGTTTAGATCATGTGAAGAAGCTATTGAAAAAAAATATGATGTTTTATTAATTGATACTGCAGGTAGATTACAAAACAAAGTAAATTTAATGAACGAACTTGCAAAAATTAAAAGAATTATTTCTTCAAAAGTTGAAAATGCACCACATGAAAGTTTATTAGTTGTTGATGCAACAACAGGACAAAATGGTATTAGTCAAGCAAAATTATTTAATGAAATAACTGACTTATCAGGAATTATTTTAACAAAAATGGATGGAACATCTAAAGGTGGAATTATTTTAACTATTAGAGATGAAATAGGAATAAATGTTAAATTTGTTGGATTAGGTGAAAAAGTTGATGATTTAATGGAATTTGACTTAGAAACATTTATTTTTGCTTTAATGAAGGATGATAATGACAAATAA